In Raphanus sativus cultivar WK10039 chromosome 5, ASM80110v3, whole genome shotgun sequence, the following proteins share a genomic window:
- the LOC108805279 gene encoding uncharacterized protein LOC108805279 isoform X3: protein MYSKRVYGSLYCIGAIKEDGHEELGIVLADCIRDLFLFEYSRSLLFRSWIVASFGIGLDMAESSSSLRFSIAFLLFSWNFLLQI, encoded by the exons ATGTATAGCAAAA GGGTTTATGGTTCTCTCTATTGCATCGGAGCCATCAAAGAGGATGGACATGAAGAGCTTGGCATAGTACTTGCAGATTGCATCAGAGATTTATTCCTCTTCGAATACAG CAGGAGTTTGTTGTTTAGGTCGTGGATAGTTGCGTCATTCGGAATCGGGTTGGACATGGCTGAGTCGAGTAGTTCTCTAAGGTTCTCAATCGCCTTCCTGCTGTTCTCATGGAATTTCTTGCTCCAG ATATGA
- the LOC108805279 gene encoding uncharacterized protein LOC108805279 isoform X1: MYSKRVYGSLYCIGAIKEDGHEELGIVLADCIRDLFLFEYSRSLLFRSWIVASFGIGLDMAESSSSLRFSIAFLLFSWNFLLQDEKMSVHSLLLRALSSQH; the protein is encoded by the exons ATGTATAGCAAAA GGGTTTATGGTTCTCTCTATTGCATCGGAGCCATCAAAGAGGATGGACATGAAGAGCTTGGCATAGTACTTGCAGATTGCATCAGAGATTTATTCCTCTTCGAATACAG CAGGAGTTTGTTGTTTAGGTCGTGGATAGTTGCGTCATTCGGAATCGGGTTGGACATGGCTGAGTCGAGTAGTTCTCTAAGGTTCTCAATCGCCTTCCTGCTGTTCTCATGGAATTTCTTGCTCCAG GATGAGAAGATGTCTGTCCATTCACTATTACTCCGGGCCCTGTCTAGTCAACATTGA
- the LOC108805279 gene encoding uncharacterized protein LOC108805279 isoform X2 — MYSKRVYGSLYCIGAIKEDGHEELGIVLADCIRDLFLFEYRSLLFRSWIVASFGIGLDMAESSSSLRFSIAFLLFSWNFLLQDEKMSVHSLLLRALSSQH; from the exons ATGTATAGCAAAA GGGTTTATGGTTCTCTCTATTGCATCGGAGCCATCAAAGAGGATGGACATGAAGAGCTTGGCATAGTACTTGCAGATTGCATCAGAGATTTATTCCTCTTCGAATACAG GAGTTTGTTGTTTAGGTCGTGGATAGTTGCGTCATTCGGAATCGGGTTGGACATGGCTGAGTCGAGTAGTTCTCTAAGGTTCTCAATCGCCTTCCTGCTGTTCTCATGGAATTTCTTGCTCCAG GATGAGAAGATGTCTGTCCATTCACTATTACTCCGGGCCCTGTCTAGTCAACATTGA
- the LOC108805279 gene encoding uncharacterized protein LOC108805279 isoform X4, with product MYSKRVYGSLYCIGAIKEDGHEELGIVLADCIRDLFLFEYRSLLFRSWIVASFGIGLDMAESSSSLRFSIAFLLFSWNFLLQI from the exons ATGTATAGCAAAA GGGTTTATGGTTCTCTCTATTGCATCGGAGCCATCAAAGAGGATGGACATGAAGAGCTTGGCATAGTACTTGCAGATTGCATCAGAGATTTATTCCTCTTCGAATACAG GAGTTTGTTGTTTAGGTCGTGGATAGTTGCGTCATTCGGAATCGGGTTGGACATGGCTGAGTCGAGTAGTTCTCTAAGGTTCTCAATCGCCTTCCTGCTGTTCTCATGGAATTTCTTGCTCCAG ATATGA
- the LOC130512381 gene encoding uncharacterized protein LOC130512381 isoform X2: MWADLLLVDVNGTIMQASISSNRLPRYQEQLIAGTMFSISGFDVARCAQNFRLTDSSLHIRFSETTSFKELSDPVSPLPTEAFRFRNQSELHGLANTNSHLPDIIGEILGVRSTVTDPPEAKNRVMVTIRLDSDDTVTLSLFDSQAVAFHMQLESMRDDPKVIVATSINPKLVGGRLFLNATSGTHVYFDKQTDAGSARFYQLVARDTGLPSAAPLLRSYAKVEKMTIAELSNFVVTAASQEIDFLCTGKVVRVEAEKGWCYVACSKCSKKLQRSSSALVCGRCDNSHAIGTLRYRVETVISDDSGEGTFVWFDGVMTKLHSLRASEAVQMLGEEGVNPEDSMVPPFITEMEGNTYTFQVRVTAYNFTEHHKTFTITRVDKDHGRLPNDDVDDNG, from the exons ATGTGGGCTGACCTCCTTTTGGTGGACGTCAAT GGCACTATTATGCAGGCAAGCATAAGCTCTAACCGTCTCCCACGATACCAGGAACAACTCATTGCCGGTACAATGTTTTCGATTTCTGGTTTTGACGTCGCTAGGTGTGCGCAGAACTTCCGGCTTACGGATTCTTCTCTCCACATCCGGTTCAGCGAAACAACCTCCTTTAAGGAATTGTCCGACCCGGTTTCACCTTTGCCCACGGAAGCTTTCCGGTTCCGTAACCAGTCGGAGTTGCATGGACTGGCAAACACGAACAGTCACTTACCAg ACATCATAGGGGAGATCCTTGGGGTGAGGAGTACCGTAACTGATCCTCCTGAAGCAAAGAATCGTGTGATGGTGACTATCAGGCTGGACAG TGATGACACTGTCACTCTAAGCCTATTTGACTCCCAGGCTGTTGCTTTCCATATGCAACTTGAGTCAATGCGTGATGATCCGAAGGTCATTGTTGCCACCAGCATAAACCCGAAACTGGTTGGAG GTCGTTTGTTTCTCAATGCCACATCTGGAACACATGTGTATTTCGATAAGCAGACCGATGCAGGAAGCGCCCGTTTCTATCA attggTCGCCAGAGACACGGGTCTACCGTCAGCCGCTCCGCTGCTCAGGTCGTATGCAAAGGTCGAGAAGATGACTATTGCTGAGCTCAGCAATTTTGTCGTTACTGCTGCGTCCCAG GAAATTGATTTTCTGTGTACTGGGAAGGTTGTTCGTGTGGAAGCAGAGAAGGGTTGGTGTTATGTTGCGTGCTCTAAGTGCAGTAAGAAACTGCAGCGTAGTTCATCTGCCTTGGTGTGTGGACGTTGCGATAACTCACATGCTATTGGGACTCTCCG CTATCGTGTGGAAACGGTGATATCTGATGATTCCGGCGAAGGCACGTTCGTCTGGTTTGATGGTGTGATGACCAAGCTGCATAGTCTTCGAGCAAGTGAGGCTGTACAGATGCTG GGTGAAGAGGGAGTGAATCCAGAAGACTCAATGGTACCTCCGTTCATCACAGAAATGGAAGGAAACACATACACGTTCCAAGTGAGAGTTACTGCATACAATTTCACTGAACACCATAAGACCTTCACTATCACGCGTGTAGATAAGGACCATGGTCGGCTGCCAAATGATGACGTCGATGACAAT GGGTGa
- the LOC108805278 gene encoding eukaryotic translation initiation factor 1A, producing MPKNKGKGGKNRKRGKNEADDEKRELIFKEDGQEYAQVLRMLGNGRCECMCIDGTKRLCHIRGKMHKKVWIAAGDIILVGLRDYQDDKADVILKYMSDEARLLKAYGELPENTRLNEGIVGDLEEDEENLAEDYVEFEDEDIDRI from the coding sequence ATGCCGAAGAACAAGGGAAAGGGAGGAAAGAACAGGAAGAGAGGAAAGAATGAAGCGGATGACGAGAAGCGAGAGCTTATATTCAAGGAAGATGGACAAGAATACGCTCAAGTCCTTCGTATGCTTGGTAATGGAAGATGTGAATGTATGTGCATCGATGGCACTAAACGCCTCTGCCATATCCGTGGTAAAATGCACAAGAAGGTTTGGATTGCAGCAGGTGACATCATACTTGTTGGTCTGAGAGACTACCAAGATGACAAAGCGGATGTCATCCTCAAGTACATGTCTGATGAGGCCAGGCTTCTCAAGGCATATGGTGAGCTTCCAGAGAATACTCGTCTTAACGAAGGAATTGTTGGTGATcttgaagaagatgaggaaaATCTGGCCGAAGACTATGTTGAGTTTGAGGATGAGGATATCGATAGGATCTAA
- the LOC130512381 gene encoding uncharacterized protein LOC130512381 isoform X1, producing the protein MAMTKVFFSDLKSGRCSAVVEARLLRFWEARNVKRGGELMWADLLLVDVNGTIMQASISSNRLPRYQEQLIAGTMFSISGFDVARCAQNFRLTDSSLHIRFSETTSFKELSDPVSPLPTEAFRFRNQSELHGLANTNSHLPDIIGEILGVRSTVTDPPEAKNRVMVTIRLDSDDTVTLSLFDSQAVAFHMQLESMRDDPKVIVATSINPKLVGGRLFLNATSGTHVYFDKQTDAGSARFYQLVARDTGLPSAAPLLRSYAKVEKMTIAELSNFVVTAASQEIDFLCTGKVVRVEAEKGWCYVACSKCSKKLQRSSSALVCGRCDNSHAIGTLRYRVETVISDDSGEGTFVWFDGVMTKLHSLRASEAVQMLGEEGVNPEDSMVPPFITEMEGNTYTFQVRVTAYNFTEHHKTFTITRVDKDHGRLPNDDVDDNG; encoded by the exons ATGGCTATGACGAAAGTTTTCTTTTCAGATTTGAAATCCGGCCGGTGCTCCGCCGTCGTTGAGGCGCGGCTCCTTCGGTTCTGGGAAGCAAGAAACGTGAAACGTGGCGGCGAGCTCATGTGGGCTGACCTCCTTTTGGTGGACGTCAAT GGCACTATTATGCAGGCAAGCATAAGCTCTAACCGTCTCCCACGATACCAGGAACAACTCATTGCCGGTACAATGTTTTCGATTTCTGGTTTTGACGTCGCTAGGTGTGCGCAGAACTTCCGGCTTACGGATTCTTCTCTCCACATCCGGTTCAGCGAAACAACCTCCTTTAAGGAATTGTCCGACCCGGTTTCACCTTTGCCCACGGAAGCTTTCCGGTTCCGTAACCAGTCGGAGTTGCATGGACTGGCAAACACGAACAGTCACTTACCAg ACATCATAGGGGAGATCCTTGGGGTGAGGAGTACCGTAACTGATCCTCCTGAAGCAAAGAATCGTGTGATGGTGACTATCAGGCTGGACAG TGATGACACTGTCACTCTAAGCCTATTTGACTCCCAGGCTGTTGCTTTCCATATGCAACTTGAGTCAATGCGTGATGATCCGAAGGTCATTGTTGCCACCAGCATAAACCCGAAACTGGTTGGAG GTCGTTTGTTTCTCAATGCCACATCTGGAACACATGTGTATTTCGATAAGCAGACCGATGCAGGAAGCGCCCGTTTCTATCA attggTCGCCAGAGACACGGGTCTACCGTCAGCCGCTCCGCTGCTCAGGTCGTATGCAAAGGTCGAGAAGATGACTATTGCTGAGCTCAGCAATTTTGTCGTTACTGCTGCGTCCCAG GAAATTGATTTTCTGTGTACTGGGAAGGTTGTTCGTGTGGAAGCAGAGAAGGGTTGGTGTTATGTTGCGTGCTCTAAGTGCAGTAAGAAACTGCAGCGTAGTTCATCTGCCTTGGTGTGTGGACGTTGCGATAACTCACATGCTATTGGGACTCTCCG CTATCGTGTGGAAACGGTGATATCTGATGATTCCGGCGAAGGCACGTTCGTCTGGTTTGATGGTGTGATGACCAAGCTGCATAGTCTTCGAGCAAGTGAGGCTGTACAGATGCTG GGTGAAGAGGGAGTGAATCCAGAAGACTCAATGGTACCTCCGTTCATCACAGAAATGGAAGGAAACACATACACGTTCCAAGTGAGAGTTACTGCATACAATTTCACTGAACACCATAAGACCTTCACTATCACGCGTGTAGATAAGGACCATGGTCGGCTGCCAAATGATGACGTCGATGACAAT GGGTGa
- the LOC130494864 gene encoding F-box protein At2g35280-like, with amino-acid sequence MEPNKRNPTRLDTLPDDMLRVIISKVGAASSSDYANTVLSCRSMNFGLDDPLIATTLCISPLVEQPRLADNYGKLMEQLLAADNLAAHYVKGIREYFLFDNQSLGLHHLRIASNGSHREATYLYGLLRMALGMVDEGKKIISELSEDVGVASVEKIWVKVQKSISDLPLRLKDEYVATYMKMKPDVNCHPAEVDTVCSGCFHAYLMYEFFDMVIGLNPVSATA; translated from the coding sequence ATGGAGCCAAACAAGCGTAATCCAACACGTCTCGATACGTTGCCCGATGACATGTTGCGTGTCATCATATCAAAGGTCGGTGCCGCCTCCTCCTCCGACTACGCTAACACTGTGCTGTCATGCAGGAGCATGAACTTTGGTCTTGATGATCCTCTCATCGCCACAACCCTGTGCATATCCCCTTTGGTGGAACAACCCCGCCTTGCTGACAACTATGGCAAACTAATGGAGCAGCTTCTCGCAGCCGATAATCTTGCCGCTCATTATGTCAAGGGAATCCGTGAGTATTTCCTCTTTGATAACCAGTCCCTTGGACTTCACCACTTGCGTATTGCATCTAATGGGAGTCATAGGGAGGCAACGTACCTCTACGGCCTTCTTCGAATGGCCCTAGGAATGGTTGACGAAGGTAAGAAAATCATCTCGGAGTTATCTGAAGATGTTGGAGTTGCTTCCGTTGAGAAAATCTGGGTCAAGGTCCAGAAGTCCATAAGTGATCTGCCCCTGCGTCTGAAGGACGAGTATGTTGCTACGTACATGAAGATGAAGCCAGACGTTAACTGTCATCCAGCTGAAGTCGATACGGTCTGCTCCGGCTGCTTTCACGCTTACCTCATGTATGAGTTCTTTGACATGGTCATTGGTCTCAACCCAGTTTCCGCGACTGCATGA